Proteins from one Chanodichthys erythropterus isolate Z2021 chromosome 15, ASM2448905v1, whole genome shotgun sequence genomic window:
- the tgfbr2a gene encoding TGF-beta receptor type-2: MERFGSVGFGPVLLVCLMSGASALLHTANLHSQCKSCDPHPADCRSYQCISNCSVSKVCPSPQDVCAAVWWRQAGIVTVETKCHDPTQPLRGVMLEDYSSSDCVLTIRHVSGHNLRLCACTGRDCNERMLLNKPSEDSELVIMNASENKPFKLPQLCKFCDFESTECNTTGVCESSCNITSTCENPEEVCVSAWRRSEGKALIETVCHNPALKFHGQYLTDYNNTRCEMKKVKGMEDFYICSCNAEECNNWLFFTGEADRVSLSAERKNLLTLLLLVLLPLLIAAVLLVSLFYFVCVCRQQKCKVPATKGMDSETCAIIMSDDNRSDSSSANANSLNHNTELLPVQLDAVVGKGRFAEVFRAKLKQASESPQTVAVKIFPYDEYASWKTEWEIFSDAELQHENVLQFITAEDRKTARQYWLITAYHERGNLQEFLSQHVIGWDELCQLGRSLARGVAHLHSDRTPCGRAKVAIVHRDLKSANVLVKSDLTCCLCDFGLSLRLDSSTSPEELANSGQVGTARYMAPEVLESRMDLENIESFKQADVYSMALVLWEIMSRCSATGDLREYEPPFGKLKEHPCVESMKDDVIRDRLRPEIPASWSNHMGVHLLSSTIEECWDHDPEARLTAQCVVERFDDISSALIPPLSSDIKSTEDSGNDQK; the protein is encoded by the exons ATGGAGCGGTTCGGTTCAGTCGGCTTTGGACCGGTTCTTCTCGTGTGTCTGATGTCTG GAGCATCAGCTCTGCTCCATACAGCCAATCTGCACAGTCAGTGCAAGTCATGTGACCCTCACCCGGCTGACTGCAGGTCGTATCAGTGCATCTCAAACTGCAGTGTATCAAAAGTCTGTCCGAGTCCACAGGACGTCTGCGCCGCCGTCTG GTGGAGGCAAGCTGGCATCGTTACCGTGGAGACGAAGTGTCACGACCCGACGCAGCCGCTGCGTGGCGTGATGTTGGAGGACTACAGCAGCTCAGACTGTGTGTTGACCATCAGACACGTGTCCGGCCATAACCTCCGTCTGTGCGCCTGTACGGGACGTGACTGCAACGAGCGCATGCTGCTGAACAAACCCAGTGAGGACTCGGAGTTAGTTATAA TGAATGCATCAGAAAATAAACCGTTCAAATTGCCTCAGCTCTGTAAGTTCTGTGACTTTGAATCTACGGAGTGTAACACCACCGGCGTCTGCGAATCCTCCTGCAACATCACGTCCACCTGCGAGAATCCAGAAGAGGTGTGCGTCAGTGCCTG GAGGAGGAGTGAAGGGAAGGCGCTCATCGAGACGGTGTGTCACAATCCAGCGCTGAAGTTTCACGGTCAGTATCTGACGGACTACAACAACACCAGGTGTGAGATGAAGAAGGTGAAGGGGATGGAGGACTTCTACATCTGCTCCTGTAATGCTGAGGAGTGTAACAATTGGCTCTTCTTCACTGGAG AAGCAGACAGAGTTTCTTTAAGTGCCGAACGGAAGAATCTCCTGACTTTGCTGCTGCTCGTTCTGCTTCCTTTGCTGATCGCGGCCGTCCTGCTCGTCTCGCTCTTCTACTTCGTCTGCGTGTGTCGGCAGCAGAAATGCAAAGTGCCCGCGACCAAAGGCATGGACAGCGAGACCTGCGCCATCATCATGAGCGACGACAACCGATCCGACAGCAGCTCCGCCAACGCCAACAGCCTGAACCACAACACGGAGCTGCTGCCCGTCCAGCTGGACGCCGTCGTCGGGAAGGGCCGCTTCGCTGAGGTCTTCAGAGCCAAACTCAAGCAAGCCAGCGAATCCCCTCAGACGGTGGCGGTGAAGATATTTCCGTACGACGAATACGCCTCGTGGAAAACCGAGTGGGAGATTTTCTCAGACGCGGAGCTGCAGCATGAAAACGTCCTACAGTTCATAACCGCCGAGGACCGGAAAACGGCGCGGCAGTACTGGCTGATAACGGCCTATCACGAGCGAGGAAACCTGCAGGAGTTTCTGTCGCAGCACGTGATTGGCTGGGACGAACTATGCCAATTGGGTCGGTCGCTGGCGAGGGGCGTGGCTCACCTGCACTCCGACCGGACGCCGTGCGGACGAGCCAAAGTGGCCATCGTGCACCGAGACCTGAAGAGCGCAAACGTCCTGGTGAAATCTGACCTCACCTGCTGTCTGTGCGACTTCGGCCTCAGCCTGAGACTCGACAGCTCCACGTCTCCTGAAGAACTGGCCAACAGCGGACAG GTGGGAACGGCGCGATACATGGCTCCTGAAGTGCTGGAGTCCCGGATGGACCTGGAGAACATCGAGTCCTTCAAACAGGCAGATGTTTACTCCATGGCTCTGGTTCTGTGGGAGATCATGTCCAGATGCAGCGCCACCGGAG ATCTGCGGGAATATGAACCTCCGTTCGGGAAGCTGAAGGAGCATCCGTGTGTGGAGAGCATGAAGGATGATGTCATCAGAGATCGACTGAGACCGGAGATACCGGCCAGCTGGAGCAACCACATG ggcGTTCATCTGCTGAGCTCCACCATCGAGGAGTGCTGGGATCACGACCCCGAGGCCCGTCTGACGGCGCAGTGTGTCGTGGAGCGCTTCGATGACATCAGCAGCGCCTTGATCCCGCCCCTCAGCTCCGACATCAAGAGCACAGAGGATTCTGGGAACGACCAGAAGTAG